The bacterium genome includes a window with the following:
- a CDS encoding CheR family methyltransferase — MDKLNNNQFDKFTKLIYEKLGIYISEAKREMIQSKVSKLMRAVNIECFDEYHDFLLSNNKNGHWSKFVDEITIHKTNFFREDNHFEFIRNKLDSIFKHNPRILRNNEIRVWSSACSNGKEAYTLAIVLKEYLPAGINIKILATDVSAGVIEKAQKAVYTLDAEDMINPYFLGKYFNKVGSEYEVIQELKNLITFRTFNLMDIFPFQNSFDIIFCRNVMIYFDFKTQENLIKKFYNVLPGGGLLFIGHSESLNQKQYKFEYIQPTVYMKKNI; from the coding sequence TTGGATAAGCTAAATAATAATCAATTTGATAAATTCACTAAACTTATATATGAAAAACTGGGAATTTATATAAGTGAAGCTAAAAGAGAAATGATTCAGTCTAAAGTCAGCAAGCTTATGAGGGCTGTTAATATAGAATGTTTTGACGAATATCATGATTTTTTGTTAAGTAATAACAAAAATGGACATTGGTCAAAATTTGTTGATGAAATAACAATTCATAAAACAAATTTTTTTAGGGAAGATAATCATTTTGAGTTCATAAGAAACAAATTAGATTCGATTTTTAAACATAACCCGAGAATATTACGAAACAACGAAATAAGGGTATGGTCTTCGGCCTGTTCAAACGGAAAAGAAGCTTATACACTTGCAATAGTTTTGAAAGAATACTTACCTGCCGGAATAAATATAAAAATTCTGGCAACAGATGTGAGTGCTGGGGTAATAGAAAAAGCTCAAAAGGCTGTTTATACACTTGATGCCGAAGATATGATAAATCCTTATTTCCTTGGTAAGTATTTCAACAAAGTAGGATCTGAATATGAAGTTATACAAGAACTAAAAAATTTAATAACATTCAGAACATTTAATTTGATGGATATTTTCCCTTTCCAAAATAGTTTTGATATTATTTTTTGCCGTAATGTAATGATTTATTTTGATTTTAAAACGCAAGAAAACTTAATAAAGAAATTTTATAATGTTCTTCCGGGCGGAGGTCTTTTATTTATTGGTCATTCGGAAAGCCTTAATCAGAAACAGTATAAATTTGAATACATACAGCCGACTGTCTATATGAAAAAAAATATT